TCTTACTTCGGACGCTTCGCGCCGTACTTCGAACGGCGTTGCTTACGATCTTTGACCCCATGGGTATCCAACACACCGCGCAGGATGTGGTAACGGACACCCGGAAGGTCTTTCACCCGGCCGCCGCGGATAAGCACAACCGAGTGCTCCTGCAGGTTGTGGCTTTCACCCGGGATGTAGGAAATGACTTCGTAGCCATTGGTCAGACGGACCTTGGCCACTTTCCGCATAGCGGAGTTCGGCTTCTTCGGGGTCGTGGTGTAGACGCGCGTGCAGACGCCACGCTTCTGGGGGCATTGCTCCAGGTGCATGGATTTCGAGCGTTTCACTTTGGGCTGCCGCGGCTTGCGGATCAGCTGCTGGATCGTAGGCATAGGGTTAACTTCCCGTCTCTAACACATGTGTTGCATGAGGGGCGGCCCCATGCGGTTCCTTCCATGGCCCGTGGCGCGTCCGCCGGGACCGGTTCCTTTCGCGTTTTCACGCGAGATGTTCCTGTGGCGCTCATCACGCCACGAAACTTACGCCACACTTGCGCGCAACGTAAAAAACCGCATCCGCCCCTTGGTCACGGGGATCGACGCGGTGGGTTTTCCAGAGGATCGGGGCGTACACCCGGATCTTGACCACTTCAAACCTGGAAGGCAAAGGGGCGGCCCCCTCGCCTGATTGGGGCGCGTATAGGGGGAGTCGGCAGGGTTGTCAACAAGACCTGAACGTGACGCGCGCCTGCGAGCCATCGGGCGGGCCGCTGCGGTGCGCTCCTGCCGTAACGTCGCCGTGCCCTGCCCCGGCTTCCGGGGATCGCAGCCCCTGCCCGGCAACAGGCGGTCACAGCGGGCGATCCCGTGGCGATCCCGCCCAGGTAGCGGGCCGCAGGCAGAGCCGCTCTTCACCGGCCCTGTCACGCGCTCCCTCTAATGCCTCAGTCGCGCCGTGGCAACGACTACCCTGCGCAGACCCTGAGTCAGCATGCCCGGGCCCGCGCGACGGCATCCCCCCGGGCCAGGGCCCGGCAACGTAAAAGGCCCCCGGCATGCGGGGGCCTTTCGTGTCTTCATCCGTGAAGGTCGGCTTATTCGCCGGCTTCCGAAGTCGCGGAGGCGCTTTCGATCTGCGGTTCTTCTGCCGAGGGGGCCGCAAGGGCCGCCGCGGCTTCGTCCCGCCGCGCTTCGACGACGACATTGTCGCGCTCCGAAGCGATCCGACGCACCCGCTGGGTTGCCCCACCCGTACCCGCCGGGATCAGGCGCCCGACGATGACGTTTTCCTTCAGGCCGACAAGCTTGTCGCGCTTGCCCTGTACCGAAGCCTCGGTAAGGACCCGCGTGGTCTCCTGGAAGGAGGCCGCCGAGATGAAGGACCGCGTCTGCAGCGAGGCCTTGGTGATCCCCAACAGGATCGGCTGACCGGAAGCAGGGCGCAGACCCTTGTCCTCGGCCTTCTGGTTGGCGGTGTCGAATTCGATCTTGTCGACGTGTTCGCCCTTCAGCAGCGTCGTCTGGCCGCTGTCGAGGATCTCCCACTTCTGCAGCATCTGGCGAACGATCACCTCGATGTGCTTGTCGTTGATCTTCACACCCTGCAGTCGATAGACGTCCTGGACCTCGTCGATCATGTAGTCCGCCAGCGCTTCGACACCCATGATGGCAAGGATGTCATGCGGCGCCGGGTTGCCGTCCATGATGTAGTCGCCCTTCTGAACGAAGTCGCCTTCCTGAACCGGGATGTGCTTGCCCTTGGGCACCATGTATTCCACCGGATCCATGGACTCATCCGCAGGCTCGATCGTGATCCGGCGCTTGTTCTTGTAGTCGCGACCGAAGCGGACGTAGCCGTCGATTTCCGCGATGATGGCGTGGTCCTTCGGACGACGCGCCTCGAAGAGTTCGGCCACACGCGGCAGACCACCGGTAATGTCCTTCGTCTTCGCACCTTCACGCGGGATCCGCGCGACGATGTCACCGATCTTGACGTCCTGGCCGTCTTCGACCGACAGGACCGCATCCACGGACATCGGGTAGGTCACCGGGTTGCCCGCATCGTTGCGGACGGGTTCGCCTTCCGCATCGACGATCAGGATCTCGGGCTTGAGCTCGTTCCCTTTCGGGGCAGCCCGCCAGTCGATCACGATCTTCTGGGTCATGCCCGTCGCGTCATCGGTCTCGTCCCGGACGGCAAGCCCGGAGACAAGGTCGACATAACGCGCGGAACCCGCACGCTCGGCGATGATCGGCAGGGTATAGGGATCCCATTCGAACATCTTGTCGCCGCGCTTGATCGTCTCGCCATGCTTGACGAACAGCTTGGTGCCGTAGCCCAGCTTGTGGCTGGCGCGTTCCTCGCCATGTTCGTCCATGATGCGCAGCTTCATGTTCCGGCCCACAATCAGGATCTCGCCG
The Pseudooceanicola algae genome window above contains:
- the rpsL gene encoding 30S ribosomal protein S12 — translated: MPTIQQLIRKPRQPKVKRSKSMHLEQCPQKRGVCTRVYTTTPKKPNSAMRKVAKVRLTNGYEVISYIPGESHNLQEHSVVLIRGGRVKDLPGVRYHILRGVLDTHGVKDRKQRRSKYGAKRPK